One genomic region from Lineus longissimus chromosome 6, tnLinLong1.2, whole genome shotgun sequence encodes:
- the LOC135489138 gene encoding charged multivesicular body protein 3-like encodes MGLFGKTPQKDPKEQCRTWCSAVRKEGRGLDRQIRAIQNEEAKVVKQIKAAAKKGDNDVCRILAKEVVNSRKAVNKIYCTKAHLSSVEMQMKSQLATLRVAGSLSKSTEVMKSMQALIKVPEVMATMQAMSKEMMKAGILEEMIDDTFESLEDDDLEDDADAEVERILNEVVKGVIDTAPAAGAHSLAEPEGATADFASDEEEDVSDMQQRLAALKS; translated from the exons ATGGGGTTATTTGGTAAAACACCGCAGAAGGATCCAAAGGAACAG TGCCGTACCTGGTGTTCCGCCGTCAGGAAAGAAGGAAGAGGACTCGACAGGCAAATTCGAG CCATTCAAAATGAAGAAGCAAAGGTTGTTAAGCAGATCAAAGCTGCAGCCAAGAAGGGAGACAATGATGTATGCAGAATCTTAGCCAAGGAGGTGGTCAATTCCAGAAAAGCTGTCAACAAGATTTATTGCACCAAGGCACATTTGAGTTCTGTCGAGATGCAAATGAAAAGTCAACTAG CAACACTCCGGGTGGCTGGCAGCTTATCCAAGAGTACTGAAGTGATGAAGAGTATGCAGGCTTTGATAAAGGTCCCAGAAGTAATGGCAACAATGCAAGCTATGTCCAAAGAGATGATGAAG GCGGGTATTTTGGAAGAGATGATTGATGATACATTTGAGAGTCTCGAGGACGATGACCTCGAAGATGATGCTGATGCGGAGGTGGAGAGGATTCTTAATGAAGTTGTTAAAG GTGTCATCGATACAGCACCAGCAGCTGGAGCCCATTCATTGGCTGAGCCAGAAGGTGCTACTGCCGATTTTGCATCAGATGAGGAGGAGGATGTTTCAGACATGCAACAGCGATTGGCCGCGCTCAAGAGTTAA